The Apis cerana isolate GH-2021 linkage group LG2, AcerK_1.0, whole genome shotgun sequence genomic sequence CGTAAATGAAACTAATTtagataaagaatatataataaaaaagaatacaaatagAAGAATTGATCGTTAGCGCCATCTCATATATACCAAagacatttttttacaaacagGATAAAACAGAGTAAGAATCGCAGTTCAGCGCCATCTTTTGAGTATTAAGAACaactatttcgaaaaaatgttttcgagaatatacaatatataaaataaatattgattttaaactaaaataaaataaaataattttgtaattaatattatatttatttttattaaaattatatgatattaagttTTTGTTACCtctattaaagattaaaatacattgttttcgaaatataaatgataaaagtatgttcgatttatatttcatatgatcGTGCGTTAAAATCAAATAGAACGCGCTAGACAAGGAGAACAAATGTTGCAAGAAGGACAgagataatgtaaaaatattgaaatcagcgccatcttcagagtgccgcaaattaAACACAAATAAAAAGGATAGAAGATAGTAGGAAAAGGATAGAGAATAAGAACTAACCGTTAGCGCCATCTCTCGGGCATCAAAGACACTTTTTCGAAGGATAGGGTAAAGTAGAGTAAGAATCGACACTTAGCGCCATCTTTTGAGTGTTAAGAGAACTTTGATGGAAAGTTTTCGAAATACTCGAGAGATGGCGCCACCATGTCGATTTGTACTCtatttctatccttttctAATTATCTTCTATCCTTACTTTatgagtttcatttgcggcactctgaagatggcgctgatttcaatatttttatactatttctgTCCTTTTCTCGTCATTTACTCTCCTTGtctatatttatgcatttaaatGGCTCCGTTATgtgattatctttattattttctaatttaatctattgataaattaatttttctatatttgatattatatatataatttatagaatatatttttgtatttttatttaatttttatataatataggatatatatatattttttctttaatttctaaaatataacattttaaagacataattatatgaaaataaataataattaataatatccataataaatacataaataaataaaacagtatattatttttaataattagaattaaataaaatgaaaaaatgttaaaaatgtaaaatatcaattaatagccattttttttggattcattttttttaatagttttttcaattctaagGATACTCATTTTTGCATACTTACGTCTTATAATAAGGATTACTATCTTCTagtcttttttcaataattctgtTAATTCAGCATctcatataattttgtatctgGAATATctggtttattttttataatattaaaaaattgctttaaataaacattgaataatttcaacgaatctattttaatattattatcttttttgtaGGAGGATGCGAGGAAAAAAGATCTTGTGGAACTTCTATttctttagatattttttaaagcataaatcgatattatctctatcaattttctataaaaaaaaatatcagacatttcaaagataattaaatatctcctaaactaattattttgtcTATGAATTGAAttagtagattttttttttaaatttaatgtaatgcatcaaatttttcgtcaaatcatttcttatgcattaaaaaaaagaatatggttttaaaaagaaagtattaggagaatatattCCGGACAAGGGATGgtatacgaaatttttttgttaatcaatcgaatatttatataattaattctgtaAATGGACAGTTTCGACATTTGGATaagagaaacatttttttcctcataatgaaataactttataatttgcaaTCTCCTAATCTTCTTCTCGACGAAGGTTGCGGTTCTAGGTATTGTTGTTGATTTTTCATGTTGCTTAAACCCATTTTACTAAACGTATCCATATATTCCGAACGACCGGTGAAAGGTGTTTCCCATACAGAGAACAATTCTGGAACTATAAATACGTTTTCACCTTATTTTTCACGTGGACGaggatacataaaaaaaaacgaaggtACGTTCGAAAATATCTGATACCTTGGCAAAAAGTGATCGTTTTTGCTGGCTGGATATGTGGTCTTTCGATGGCCGTATATCGAAATCTCGTTGGATCTCTGTAACCCTCTTTTATCTCGGTGGCTTCCTCCGGAAACGGTGAACAGTAAGCCGAATCGACCGCAGCTTTCAGCTGTCTGTACTCTTTGATGGGCAATCctgaaattcatatttcatcgAATTGAATTATCTGAACTGAACCTCGTATCCGTTCATTCGATCATTCCTTACCTCTTTTCGCGTAATCCGTTTTATAAACACTCTTCATCGTCTCATCCATCGAATTGCAGTTATCATCTAGCATAGCTGACGTGAGATTAACCATTTCACGATTCACTTTTTGCAGTTGATCCAAAAAGAGTCGTTCCTTATCGGCTAGGTATTTGTATCTGATTATGATGACGATGatcaagttattttttttttttaaattaacttttcttCGTGAACAGAGTATTGAGATGTGTACAATCGATTTAGTTTTAgttcaaattattctttttcattatataaattatgagatCGTACTGTAGTATCTCTACCTGATTTTGTCGATTTTCTGGCCATGTTCGTCGCAAGCACAGTCTTCAGGATCGATTCTAGGCATATATAATCGAATTCCCGTGTTCATCGGCGGTTGGGCCGGTTTTACAACAAGGGGTATCGGATACGGCCAATTAAAATCCTGATGGGTGGTGGTGACGAAATTTTCCAATGCGCTGCTCATCGTGTAACCGGTAATTTTGCCACGAGTCGGAGAAAATAACCAGAATTTACATAGGCCTCTGTCGAGAGAAAATTTGCTTGAACACACTGAATCCGTTTACACAATACGCGTTtcacattttacattttttaaaaagaaatcagaaggaaaaaagagttaacaaaattttcttctctcttctcgagATTAATATtccttcttatttaaaaaaaaaaaaagaaaaagaaaaagaaaaaaaatattcgcaatAAGAGTTAACCTTATCGCGaggattgaattatttttaaattattatcggggaaatttgaaatttttgatctcgattaaaattcttaccaAAAATTTAATCCTCGAAATATAAACGTTAAACGTTACATGACATCGGGGATCGAGCCGATTCGTTGGTGGTGGTCGCACTACGAAATTTCACTACCTTCCGGAACAACCAAAATATCGTCTCTTTGATCAGCATGATCGTGGCTGCGACAGCTCTGTAAAGCGCATAGTGGAGTATAGCGTTTAAAAACGTGATACCTATGTGTGCGATTACGGAATCGGTAGTTAGCCTTAAATCGTTCATCCTGCAAtttagagaattatttttgaccTTTAATCATCGAATAAATTGCCCGGTTAactgaaatttatcgaaactGATTCCATGATTCTACGCTCTGATGTTTAACGCAAATGATTGTTCAATGGTTTTCTTGAATTCGTTTATTGATGTACTCTTAGACAATTTCATATCGTTTAAAGAACATTAGAGATTATACgcctatatatacatatatatatatatatatttgtatatgtacGGAGTATGATTcgtatgatttaaaaaaaaaaaaaaaaaaagaaataaattttcgtttcaataaGAAGTAGCCGAAGTGTCGCTGAATTTTCGTTGGGGAGATATTCTCGGTACGTGCTCGACAATTTCTGATTCCGGCTCCTCGGTCTTTTTCTCGTTCTCTGCCTCGAATTCTTGATCACCAGCGGGAGGAATCTTGGGATGCGACCGCGGATTCAATCGTTTCTTCGATTTCACGCGATATCTGTCCTTCGATTGTTCCAACGAGGGAAACAGGTGCTCCTGCGGATTCAACGAGATCAATTTGAGAAGCTTCTCTTCCTGGGACAGAGTGCAATTCCTCCTTTGGACGCGGCCCTTCGTAGTCGTGAAAATTGGCCTCGTAGTCTCTTGGATACAACCGCAATCCAACCGCGTGATCGTCGTCATTGTGCCGCACGGTTCCAGGCTCTGATCAATTTggaaaagtattaataaatcgatcataattattgatttcctTTTATTTGCCAACCGTTATCAAGTTAAGAAATTCTCTTCGTCCGAGCGAAGATCGTTAGAAGGAAAGCTTGGTAAGTTTTCACTTgccaaactttcttttttaatattttaacattggaACCGACTGAAAGATTGAATACTTTATCGAGAAATAgttttaagtaatatatatatattagatacgTGTTTCAATCGATCTGCCGAAGACGGATGGAAGCTGGAACTTTGCAATCTTCCGGCGGATCTAATGGAGGGGGATGTAATTTTCGGCCCGAAATAATATTCCCCTATCAATCGTTTGATCTCTTGGGTGTAGTATCTCTCGCTTATGTCCCGTTTCATCTGCAACTCCTTCAGCTTTTGCAATTTTTGCATCGCGCTCAGCGCTTCTGGCATCCGATACTCCGAGTAATCGTTGAATCGTTGATATTTCTCGTGAAGGGCGGTATTATGTTTCGGCAAGGGTTTCGGGTAAGTCGTTTCTTCTGAGTAACGATGAAACTGTACGGAATATATTAgtaaatgattcttttttttaataaatcacgaGTATACGTTTCATCATATTCGAAGAGAGTATTATGGGTGATACGAGttcgtaaatttttgtaatttgtaatctctagtaattattattcatagcgACAATCAAATGTATGACAATTTTCCAAAGCTTTTACGTGTGAATTGTGATAAAAATGGGCAGAATTATCGACACTTTCGTAAAATAGCTTCCGATATCCACGTTTCAAAGATATTCTTACGAGGCAACGAATTGATATATCGATATCTTTCTAGAGGctgaaacaaatacaaaagttagtgaaacaaaaatattaatcgaggCTATGTTGCACGTGGATTTTTGtgttaaaatcgaatttttatgaatgaaatagaTTTCGTACAGacgtaatttcttctttctacactttgaatattttgtattattaccaTTATCTAATATCAGTCTAATTACGATTAACAAgcctcgatcgaaatttcttaCACGCCAACTTTCGTATTCGTTCTCATCTCCAAAAGTTGTCCAACGAATATTCTCTCTATGTGTTATATATTCGAAAgcaaagagaagagaaaaaccaCTTGCGCTTCTAAAAATTATCACTTTTGGCACTTACTTGCTTACATCACAATTCGACtcacacacgcacacgcacacacgcgtTTAAGTTGCTAAAATAAACGATGTTTATTCATacgttattcttattaatggCAGTTTCCTCCAACTCGGTAACAGTCTCAACGGAAGACCTCTCTTCAGGAAATTGGATATCGCGCTCGTTGGTATACTCTTGCTCGTAATTATTCGTATTCTTAGCATAACGTGCCGAATTCGGATACATTTCTTTGTTCCAATTATTCTCTGTCAGAGTTGCCGTGTGAGACGATTTTTCTCGACGATCGTCCATCGGTCTTCGATTCCACCTTTAAATTTCACGGAAGCACGGATAATACGATTCGATCCGTATAATTCGTATAAACGAAAAAAGTGGATCGAGTCGGATTGGATTTAAATCTTGTTgcgttctctttttttttcaggttATGATAGAGGGACTTACTCGTCGGTCAATTTGCCACGGGTATGATTTGGAGACAAGGTTGTCATTTTTCGATTTCAATCCGTGGAACGCATCgtcgatagaaattttataatattttatgcattttcACGCAGAATTTGAATCGCGCTATATATCCCTCTAAATCTTACGTAATTTCTCTATCTTCCATGCTGCGAATTACACTTATTGCTTATCGACCAACTTCAACCTTCTTTCAAaactattttcaaatatatacgtatctcTCGAACTGATAACTTCACAATAACGTTTTCGATTATGATAATTACTGTTTTCAACGAAATTTACGAAGCTCGAAGCGTTCGTTAATTCGaaggtatttttttctttttctaaattttattttcaatttgggaaagaaagaaaacaaatgatACATActcgatattatttgaatgaatatcGTGGTTTATTCGTCGTCATTacaattaatctaatttttacgaGACGGCCATCGCCCATGTCGGCCCAACCGAACTCTTGCCGTGAATTTTGTGTTTCATAATCATTTGGCCTAATCTGTTGATCGTTTCTTGGTATTCCGACCGCCAGGGAGCTAATCGCGTTTCCTGTTCGTCCTCGATCGCTTTCTTCGGCTTCTTCTTCGCTTTTTCTATCGCATCATCGTGTTTCACCTTGATCTTGGGTCGCCGAGCGTACGGCCGACAGTCTATgtccttttcttcctccttggGTATCTTGCACGGCCCCATTTCCGCTTCTTCCATCATTCTAGCCGCTGCAACGTTTAAcacgatatattaaaatattaatttttcgataacgTGGCTTGgctttaacaaataattcgttaatttcAAGAGCATATacactttttgaaattttcttctcacGAAAATACAGAAAATTGCGATAGAATTCTCGTTTTCAATCTTTACGTCCGAAtcagatttatttcttttcttgttaaaaaaagaataaatcccgattatttttcataaaattaataatttacctcTCTCAGAATAATCTAACTGATAAGTCGTCTTTAACCGATCTTGATCGACTCGTCTGATTACTTCATCTATGGGCGTTGTCTGCAGAATTCCGTACAGATTAGGATATTTTTCCTCTAACTGAAACGATCGTTTCAACAACGTAACAATTGCAACAACATTTTGCTTTTTTACTTTcccgctttcttttttttcttttttacctttCTCATGAACACGGCCGGCTGGTCGAATCTCGTGACATCGGTTTCCGGATGCGGCCCAGTCTTTGCAGGGTACAGCTTCGGATCGAGAAGCCGTCCCATGGGACCCGTGCGGCTCCAATCGTAATCATCGCCGCAATGAGTGAGGGGTTTTATCTCTCGGGGAAGATCGCGGCATTTGCATGCACCGTATTCATCCAATTCGGTTGGTTTCCGTTTGATCCTCGTCGCGGGCCACGGATAATCTTTTTTGTACGTCGTAAGATATTggtccatcttttttttttaatcttttcgcgcaggtttttatttattgaagtaTTTATCGAAGTACTTGtagatttatcttttatcttttatctttttcctcgGTCTAACGAAATTTCGACGAGAAGTATATGTTTTTATCATCCATTGCTAATGATTAAACTATTAAGATATCATTCTTCCCTATTCTTTGCTCTCCTCGCAATTTCCTCGAATCATTTTCTATTGATTTGATCGTTTTCCTTCTGGGAAATATCTGTTTTTCATCGATCCATTTCCTctgttgaatattttcatagaaattgTCTCAGCGAATTGTGAGAACTTTGAACGatccaatttatatttccacGTTTCATCAATCACATTTCCAcagtttctcttttaaatttctattttataatatttgttgtattttatttcttttatatatttttcgtacaTACTTTCTCTTACgtatctatttcattttaaaggaATTGATCGAAGGTTTGCGGAAGAGAGCAAGAATTGAGAAGAATTTTGGTTAAACTTGGAATTGACGGTGTCGGGCGGAACTTTGACGACGTTCACACGTATCTCGTCGTAGCAATTTATCGATACTCGAGTTCGATAATTTCAGTTTGGTTTCGGAGATGGTTTCGAAACAAACAGCCATGTTGGGTGTCGTATAACTTCCCCCACCTTGAAAGGAACAATAAAATCGTGGCGCGTATGATCATAAGTTGGAAACGTCCGTTGTTCAAATAAACTTGGCCCAATAAATAATCGTAGACCGATACTGTTCACTCGTTACGTACGAACAAAGGTGGCACGCAAGATGGCACCGCCCGTATACGATTATTGTGTTTGGCCTGGCTCCACTTTCAAtagaagttattattattattctccaaagaaacaagtttttttaaaaactgacaaaaatcaaatatcgaattaaaaaagattaattaaaaaagaaagaaagaaacattacGGATATACTATCTCCTTTTTGCACTTCTTTTCGTATATCGCTTCAACGAGATACAGATTTTCATTCTAACGTTTTCGCTAATCTCTTTTTACGAGATTCCATTTCTTGCGCGCCATCGATCTTCTTCTCGCCCCTgtccttttttctcccccttcttTTCCACGATGATTGGCCCGATTCCAAGACCAACAGATAGTTCGACGAGGAGGCTAGACTGCAATCGACAGTACAAGACGTGTTAGCTTTATTTCAAGATACGAAAGTTCGGCCACTCCGCTTCCGGAATCCGCGCTGTCTCTTCGTGCCACGAGACGAGAGTATTCCATTCGAATCTTGGATTCGTTCGATGACCATCCTCGATCACCAGGCCGCCTTAAGCTTTCCTTCTCCTATAAATTATTGCAACGAATTTCCCGCGAATCGATATTAAAGGTGAGGTTGAACTTCAGTTTCTCCCCTCCTTTACGATCGAAATAGAAATCTCGTCTcactattattttgtaatttttctacgaattatctaaggaaatttaatttattccaaacttgaaatttcatcgagtcaaataattaattctctcAAATATTTGTGTGTGAGATTagagataagaaatttaatattattcgttcaaaaatcgttaaaatcaTTACCATCTTTTCatcacattattaaataatttaggaATTTAAGTTTTGACCAAGCTTAGGATAAGGtaagaaaaattgtcgaataaacgaacaacaaaagaaaaatatcataaaccAAAAAATCCACAGATCtgttcaaaatcaattttgctTGAGAAATTTGGGGATGGATCGTACGGTGGGCCACGGGTTATCGGTGGAAATGGATCATCTTCGCCGGTGTCTTCGTTTGTTCTTTGGCCAGCCCGTATCGTCCCGTAGGAAGGAAAGCTCGGAAACGGACTGTACTGATCGTTGCTCTAAAGATATCGCTGCGTCCACGCTGCCAGGAATAGAAACGTGACGTGGTTGTTCGTCGACGAGCGAACACTAATTCTTCGGTTCGTCGTACACCGACAATCAGCCAATGGGATACGAGTTCGAGGCCACCGATTTCTAACGATATACCACCCCGTGGCTCTGATTTTATCCCAGACGAACTTCCTCCATTTTCCATCATGATCCGAGATTTATACGAAATCTTCTTACAGTTGATTCTTAATTATCTCATCCGTTTCGAGGCGtgtgatttttgaaatttacagGGGTCGTATTATTGGAATAAAGtggtatatttttgtttcagagGAAATTTTATCGTCTCCCGATCCACtacctcttcctcttttcgatcgattaatcatCCCGTTTGCTCGAATTTCGCGATTATGAAAACATTTGAAGATCAATCTCACTCCAGATATTTACTTTCAGACGAAAGTGATTTCATTTGTACAAAGAGGATTTTTTAATTCGGATTAAGAGTTaagtttgtttaaaattatggaTTTTAAGCCTTCGATAATTCGTTGCAATTATGGATTAAATGAAACTATATCATCACGATCCAATTAAATTGAATCcacacaataattaaatattgatatattaattttatttctctcgattccttataatttcttttaataatctatcTAACTATATCCTATTTTTTCGTGATTTATGAGCACAAACGATAACGACGAATTATTTCAAGGAAACATTCTCCAACCCCAAAGAGACAAAGTTCTTCTAAAAAGCAGTAGAGGATGATCAAATCCGCCAGCCACTatgacaataaaatttatcaccgAACTGTATATTTCTTCGTTCCTGGCCTCTTAAAATTGCCCCTGTTCGCGAGCTCGAAGAAAAGACGAAATCGAAGAGAggcgagaaggaggaggggtgtgaaaaaataatagggGGATGACATCGGTGCGTACAGAGCCGATAAAAATCGTTGACAACAGTCGTGCCGTAAATTTCTcgcgggagagagagagaagggggagaggaggagaaggagaaagaattaTTGCTGCCGGATAAAGGCAAGGAAACAACGACGATCCTGACCAAAAGTGCATGCAGCGCACGTGGAGGCAACCCCAAGTCGCGGGGAGATGTGGCGTTACTGACATTAACTTACGTTACTTTTGCTCTTCGTTCTTCTCTTCTCCGAGCGTGACTCAACGAAagggtaaaaaaagaaaaaagaagaagaaaaaaaaaataaaaaggaaaaaaaaagttcgatGGACCGAGATGGAAACACGATGACAAAGAAAATTGCGGGTTGCGACTTAATCCGTGCATTGTTTCCCATTTGAGATTTTTAAGCTCCCCCGTCTTTCTCTTTGATGATCTCTTTGATCTTTGTCGATTGTTGTTGAATTAGAAGAACGTATGGATAAATTCGAGATTTATTACATATCGTAGAAGGATCTGAcagattcttaatttaattaagagcaatataa encodes the following:
- the LOC107996710 gene encoding uncharacterized protein LOC107996710 — protein: MDQYLTTYKKDYPWPATRIKRKPTELDEYGACKCRDLPREIKPLTHCGDDYDWSRTGPMGRLLDPKLYPAKTGPHPETDVTRFDQPAVFMRKLEEKYPNLYGILQTTPIDEVIRRVDQDRLKTTYQLDYSERAARMMEEAEMGPCKIPKEEEKDIDCRPYARRPKIKVKHDDAIEKAKKKPKKAIEDEQETRLAPWRSEYQETINRLGQMIMKHKIHGKSSVGPTWAMAVS
- the LOC107996718 gene encoding uncharacterized protein LOC107996718; the encoded protein is MSSALENFVTTTHQDFNWPYPIPLVVKPAQPPMNTGIRLYMPRIDPEDCACDEHGQKIDKIRYKYLADKERLFLDQLQKVNREMVNLTSAMLDDNCNSMDETMKSVYKTDYAKRGLPIKEYRQLKAAVDSAYCSPFPEEATEIKEGYRDPTRFRYTAIERPHIQPAKTITFCQVPELFSVWETPFTGRSEYMDTFSKMGLSNMKNQQQYLEPQPSSRRRLGDCKL